The Fibrobacter sp. UWP2 genome segment CTCGTGGTGCACCTGTACGGACGTCTTGCCGATATGCCCGCCATTTGCAAGTTTGCCAAGGAACGCGGGCTTTTGCTCTTTGAGGACTGCGCACAGGCGCACGGGGCGCGGCTTTCCGCTGCTGCGGGCGACCCGCAGGCCTGTAACCGCCCGCGCTTTGCGGGTTCGTTTGGCGCGGCTGCCGCCTACAGCTTTTACCCCACAAAGAACCTGGGTGCGCTGGGCGACGCGGGCATGGTCATCACCGACGACGCCGAAATCGCCCGCGTGGTGCGCATGCTGGGGAACTACGGTTCCGAAAAGAAATACGTGAACAAGTATCGCGGCGTGAATTCCCGCCTCGACGAGATGCAGGCCGCCTTCCTGCTCGCGAAACTCCCGCATCTGGACGCCTGGAACGCACGGCGTCGTGAAATCGCGGCCCGCTATGTAGGCGAAGTGAAGAACCCGCTTTTGCGCCTTCCCGAGATTCCCGCCGATCCGCGCGAACATGTATGGCACGTGTTCACGCTGCGCACGCCCGACCGCAAGACCCGCGATGCGCTGCAGAAATATCTCGAATCCCGCGGCATCGGGACGCTTATTTTTTACCCGATTCCGCCGCACAGGCAAGAGGCCTATGCGCCGAGCCCCGACGGCAGGGAATCCTTGCTGCCTGCGGACAGGCTCGCTGGCAAGTTCCCGATTGCCGAATCGATGGCCGAGACTGTGCTGAGCATTCCCGTGTCGCAGGTACTCACGGATGCCCAAGTTACCGAAATCATTGGAGCCCTGAATGAGTTTGTGTTCTAGAATTCTCCGAAAGCTGGTCCGTACGTCGCGAGTGCGTTTTTACAGGTGCATTTCGACGGTCAAGGCGAAGGGCAAGTTCTGCTCTATCGCTCCCGTGCTCTGTGAAGGCAAGGGCAGCGTTACGGTCGGGGACGGCACCATTTTCGGCTATATCGCCGATGCCGATTTCTGGACTTCGTATGTCTTTTTGAACCCGCGCAACGATGATTCGAAAATCGTTATCGGCAAGAACTGTCAGATTTGCAACCGCTTTACGGCCGTCTCCGAAGGCCCCGGCATCGAGATTGGCGACAACGTGCTCGTCGGTACTTCGGTGACCGTGATGGATAGCGACTTCCACGAAATCGATCCGGAGCGCAGGCTTACGGGAACTCCGAAAACGGGGAAGGTCGAAATCGCCGATAACGTCTGGATTGGCGACCGCGTGACGATTTTGAAAGGCACGACCATCGGCAAGAATTCCGTCGTGGCGGCGGGTGCCGTTGTTTCTGGAACGTTCCCCGCGAACGTCGTCATCGGTGGCGTCCCGGCGAAGGTCATCCGGGAAATAGGCGGTTGATGGTGGACAGTTCTTCTAAAATATGGAAGCTGTTTTTCGGCTCTGGCTCGGTGACGCTCTTTAACACGCTCCGCGCCTTTGTCATCAATAAGCTGCTTGCGGTTTTCTTGCCGCCTGCCGCATTCGCGTGCGTGGGGCAGTTCGTGAACTGGATGAGCATTGGCCAGGCCACGTCTAGTCTCGCGATGCAGAACGGCTGGGTGAGCCTGACCGCGCAGAACAAGGACAACCTGAAGAACCTTCACGGCGTGTGGCGCGGTGGGTTCAGGCTTACGACTTTCGCGACCATATTCACGTGTATCGCGGCGGTGCTTTTCTGCTTCGTCGCCCCGCTCGACAAGATGCTGCCGGGAGTCCCGCCGCGTCTTGTGCAGGCGGCTATCCTGTTTGCGCTCCCGGGAATCCTGGCCATGAATATTGTCACCATCTGCTCTTCGGTGATGAACGGGCTGGGGAAGGTGCGGCGCTGGGCGGTTATCCAGATTGTCGCTTCGCTTTTCCAGATGCTCTGGGTGGCGTTTTTCCTTTATACCGGCCGCCTTTCGGTGCTCTCCATTATCGCGACGCAGTCGGTGGTGGCGGGGTTCTTTGCGGCCCGCGTGGCGTCGCGTGCCGGGTTCAACATCAAGACGTTCAGGGAATCGGCCTTGGACATTCGCGGCCCGTGGCTTTCTTATGCCGTGATGGGGCTCGTGCCTATGATTGTGGCGCCGCTCGTGCTCATGTTCGTGCGCTCGCTCGTGGGTGCCGAACTGGGTTGGAACGCGGCCGGAATCTGGCAGGGCGTCTACAAGATTTCGGATTTCTTCGCGTCGATTTTCTCGGCGGTGCTCGGAGTGCTGATATTGCCGCGCATTAGCCGCGAGATGACCCGTGAACGCTTTGGCAAGGAATTCTACCCGATATTCGCGCGGATGATGGGATTCACGTTTGTCTTCTGCGTCATATTGTTCTTTTTCCGCAGCCTGGTCGTGTCGATTCTGCTTTCCGAAAGCTATGCCCCCGCGGCTTACTACATGCCGATTCAATTGCTGGGCGACCTTTTCCGTTCGGGCGGCTGGTGCTTTGGCATGGTGCTCATTGCCCGCCGTGAAACCGGGAAGTTCCTCTTTGTCGAGGTGGGGGCGAACCTGCTGTTCGCCGTCGCCACGTTCGTGGGCATTCGCCTGTTCGAGATGCATGGTCCCATGATGGCCTATGCGCTCGAGAACTTCGTGACGTTTATTGTGCTTATCGTTGTTGTGCGGAGGCTCAAGTGGAATATTCAATAACCAACTTGGCTGTCGACAACGTGGGCGAGAACGTT includes the following:
- a CDS encoding O-antigen translocase, which produces MVDSSSKIWKLFFGSGSVTLFNTLRAFVINKLLAVFLPPAAFACVGQFVNWMSIGQATSSLAMQNGWVSLTAQNKDNLKNLHGVWRGGFRLTTFATIFTCIAAVLFCFVAPLDKMLPGVPPRLVQAAILFALPGILAMNIVTICSSVMNGLGKVRRWAVIQIVASLFQMLWVAFFLYTGRLSVLSIIATQSVVAGFFAARVASRAGFNIKTFRESALDIRGPWLSYAVMGLVPMIVAPLVLMFVRSLVGAELGWNAAGIWQGVYKISDFFASIFSAVLGVLILPRISREMTRERFGKEFYPIFARMMGFTFVFCVILFFFRSLVVSILLSESYAPAAYYMPIQLLGDLFRSGGWCFGMVLIARRETGKFLFVEVGANLLFAVATFVGIRLFEMHGPMMAYALENFVTFIVLIVVVRRLKWNIQ
- a CDS encoding acyltransferase, translating into MSLCSRILRKLVRTSRVRFYRCISTVKAKGKFCSIAPVLCEGKGSVTVGDGTIFGYIADADFWTSYVFLNPRNDDSKIVIGKNCQICNRFTAVSEGPGIEIGDNVLVGTSVTVMDSDFHEIDPERRLTGTPKTGKVEIADNVWIGDRVTILKGTTIGKNSVVAAGAVVSGTFPANVVIGGVPAKVIREIGG
- a CDS encoding DegT/DnrJ/EryC1/StrS aminotransferase family protein; this translates as MQKIPFLDLKQLNAPYMDALKAAAAQVVESGWYIRGSFCEKFEKAFADYCGVKYAVGVGNGLDGLTLMLRAEIELGRLNAGDEILVPSNTYIATLLAVSAAGLVPVLVEPCEKSFNMDPARLDASCGPRTRGILVVHLYGRLADMPAICKFAKERGLLLFEDCAQAHGARLSAAAGDPQACNRPRFAGSFGAAAAYSFYPTKNLGALGDAGMVITDDAEIARVVRMLGNYGSEKKYVNKYRGVNSRLDEMQAAFLLAKLPHLDAWNARRREIAARYVGEVKNPLLRLPEIPADPREHVWHVFTLRTPDRKTRDALQKYLESRGIGTLIFYPIPPHRQEAYAPSPDGRESLLPADRLAGKFPIAESMAETVLSIPVSQVLTDAQVTEIIGALNEFVF